A single window of Zea mays cultivar B73 chromosome 10, Zm-B73-REFERENCE-NAM-5.0, whole genome shotgun sequence DNA harbors:
- the LOC100193850 gene encoding integral membrane protein like protein isoform X1, with product MAAGFQIGVIGSLALSVASSVSIVLCNKALISTLGFPFATTLTSWHLMVTFCTLHVAQRLRFFEPKAIDGQTVILFGLLNGTSIGLLNLSLGFNSIGFYQMTKLAIIPFTVLLETIFLKKRFSESIKLSLLVLLLGVGIASVTDLKLNLLGSILSGLAIATTCVGQILTNTIQKRLKVSSTQLLYQSAPYQAAILFASGPFVDQLLTNRSVFAHKYSATVLGFIVLSCLIAVSVNFSTFLVIGTTSPVTYQVLGHLKTCLVLSFGYTLLHDPFTLRNILGILIAIFGMALYSYFSVREGKKKSANDALPVSQMPDKEVEPLLATKDSNDTEKANGLSHDC from the exons ATGGCAGCTGGTTTCCAGATCGGTGTGATCGGGTCACTTGCACTCTCTGTTGCATCTTCAGTTTCCATTGTCCTCTGCAACAAAGCTCTCATCAGCACACTTGGTTTTCCATTCG CTACAACATTAACAAGCTGGCATCTGATGGTGACCTTCTGCACCCTCCATGTGGCACAGCGCTTACGTTTCTTCGAGCCCAAGGCAATTGATGGACAGACAGTCATACTCTTTGGGTTGCTGAATGGCACGTCAATTGGTCTTCTCAATCTGAGTTTAGGATTCAACTCCATTGGATTCTACCAG ATGACAAAATTGGCGATCATACCTTTCACTGTGCTATTGGAGACTATCTTCTTGAAGAAAAGATTCAG CGAGAGTATCAAGCTTTCTCTTCTGGTCTTACTTCTTGGAGTAGGAATTGCTTCAGTTACTGATCTCAAGCTAAATCTGCTTGggtccatcctttctggcctcgcCATTGCCACCACCTGTGTTGGCCAAATT CTCACAAATACAATACAGAAGAGGTTGAAGGTCTCCTCAACGCAGCTTCTGTACCAATCTGCGCCTTACCAGGCGGCAATTCTGTTTGCATCTGGGCCTTTTGTAGATCAACTCCTTACTAACCGGAGTGTCTTTGCACACAAATACTCTGCTACAGTTCTG GGTTTCATTGTCCTCTCTTGCTTGATTGCGGTGTCTGTGAACTTCAGTACATTTCTTGTGATTGGAACAACATCCCCAGTGACGTACCAGGTGCTTGGTCACCTTAAGACATGTCTGGTTCTATCATTTGGCTACACTCTATTACATGATCCTTTCACTCTAAGGAACATATTGGGCATTCTAATTGCCATATTTGGGATGGCACTATACTCCTATTTCTCTGTAAgagagggcaagaagaagtcagcaAATGATGCCCTGCCAGTTTCACAG ATGCCAGATAAGGAGGTTGAACCGCTTTTGGCAACTAAAGACAGCAATGACACCGAGAAAGCAAATGGTTTATCTCACGACTGCTAG
- the LOC100193850 gene encoding integral membrane protein like protein isoform X2, producing MAAGFQIGVIGSLALSVASSVSIVLCNKALISTLGFPFATTLTSWHLMVTFCTLHVAQRLRFFEPKAIDGQTVILFGLLNGTSIGLLNLSLGFNSIGFYQMTKLAIIPFTVLLETIFLKKRFSESIKLSLLVLLLGVGIASVTDLKLNLLGSILSGLAIATTCVGQILTNTIQKRLKVSSTQLLYQSAPYQAAILFASGPFVDQLLTNRSVFAHKYSATVLGFIVLSCLIAVSVNFSTFLVIGTTSPVTYQVLGHLKTCLVLSFGYTLLHDPFTLRNILGILIAIFGMALYSYFSVREGKKKSANDALPVSQLL from the exons ATGGCAGCTGGTTTCCAGATCGGTGTGATCGGGTCACTTGCACTCTCTGTTGCATCTTCAGTTTCCATTGTCCTCTGCAACAAAGCTCTCATCAGCACACTTGGTTTTCCATTCG CTACAACATTAACAAGCTGGCATCTGATGGTGACCTTCTGCACCCTCCATGTGGCACAGCGCTTACGTTTCTTCGAGCCCAAGGCAATTGATGGACAGACAGTCATACTCTTTGGGTTGCTGAATGGCACGTCAATTGGTCTTCTCAATCTGAGTTTAGGATTCAACTCCATTGGATTCTACCAG ATGACAAAATTGGCGATCATACCTTTCACTGTGCTATTGGAGACTATCTTCTTGAAGAAAAGATTCAG CGAGAGTATCAAGCTTTCTCTTCTGGTCTTACTTCTTGGAGTAGGAATTGCTTCAGTTACTGATCTCAAGCTAAATCTGCTTGggtccatcctttctggcctcgcCATTGCCACCACCTGTGTTGGCCAAATT CTCACAAATACAATACAGAAGAGGTTGAAGGTCTCCTCAACGCAGCTTCTGTACCAATCTGCGCCTTACCAGGCGGCAATTCTGTTTGCATCTGGGCCTTTTGTAGATCAACTCCTTACTAACCGGAGTGTCTTTGCACACAAATACTCTGCTACAGTTCTG GGTTTCATTGTCCTCTCTTGCTTGATTGCGGTGTCTGTGAACTTCAGTACATTTCTTGTGATTGGAACAACATCCCCAGTGACGTACCAGGTGCTTGGTCACCTTAAGACATGTCTGGTTCTATCATTTGGCTACACTCTATTACATGATCCTTTCACTCTAAGGAACATATTGGGCATTCTAATTGCCATATTTGGGATGGCACTATACTCCTATTTCTCTGTAAgagagggcaagaagaagtcagcaAATGATGCCCTGCCAGTTTCACAG CTACTCTAA
- the LOC100273844 gene encoding pentatricopeptide repeat-containing protein At3g53360, mitochondrial isoform X1: MQNPSGTILQFYHSGRLSAALRAFESLPFSPASAPDPLSAAAYAALVAACSRLRSFPQGRLVHRHLLASSAGAAYLARNTILSNHLITMYGRCAAPDSARMVFDGMLDRNPVSWAAVIAAHAQNSRCADAMGLFSSMLRLGTAPDEFALGSAVRACAELGDLGLGRQVHAQAIKSDNGGHLIVQNALVTMYSKSGSVGDGFALFERIRDKDLFSWGSIIAGLAQQGREMDALHIFREMIAEGMHHPNEFHFGSVFRACSVVINSLEYGEQIHGLCVKYKLDRNSYAGCSLGDMYARCNKLDSAMKVFYRIESPDLVSWNSLINAFSADGLLSEAMVLFSEMRYSSLKPDGITVMALLCACVGCDALRQGRSIHSYLVKLGLGGDVMVCNSLISMYTRCLDFPSAMDVFHETNDRDVVTWNSILTACVQHRHMEDVFKLFRLLHSSMPSLDRISLNNVLSASAELGYFEMAKQVHAYAFKVGLVSDAILSNALIDTYAKCGSLDDANKLFEIMGTGRDVFSWSSLIVGYAQFGYAKEALDLFARMRNLGVKPNHVTFVGVLIACSRVGLVDEGCYYYSIMEPEYGIVPTKEHCSCVIDLLARAGRLSEAAKFVDQMPFEPDIIMWNTLLAASRTHNDVEMGKRAAEGVLNIDPSHSAAYVLLCNIYASSGNWNEFARLKKDMRSSGVQKSPGKSWIKLKGELKVFIVEDRSHPESDEMYTMLDLIGFEMVKAGYIPELSCYSRKYISSDHTYYDLLSEEMLAEYGVSSQ, from the coding sequence ATGCAGAATCCAAGCGGCACCATCCTTCAGTTCTACCACTCGGGACGGCTTTCCGCCGCGCTCCGGGCCTTTGAGTCGCTCCCCTTCTCCCCCGCATCCGCCCCCGACCCTCTCTCCGCCGCTGCCTATGCCGCGCTCGTCGCGGCCTGCTCCCGCCTCCGCTCCTTCCCGCAGGGGCGCCTCGTCCATCGTCACCTCCTTGCCTCCTCTGCTGGCGCCGCATACCTCGCTCGCAACACCATTCTCAGCAACCACCTCATCACCATGTACGGCCGCTGCGCCGCCCCAGATTCCGCACGCATGGTGTTCGACGGGATGCTCGACAGGAACCCCGTCTCCTGGGCCGCCGTTATCGCGGCGCATGCGCAGAACAGCCGTTGTGCCGATGCCATGGGTCTCTTCTCCTCCATGTTGCGGTTGGGGACCGCGCCGGACGAGTTTGCGCTCGGCAGCGCCGTGCGCGCCTGCGCGGAGCTTGGGGACTTGGGCCTAGGGAGGCAGGTGCATGCGCAGGCCATAAAATCGGATAACGGAGGTCATCTGATCGTGCAGAACGCACTCGTCACCATGTACTCCAAGAGCGGTTCAGTTGGGGATGGATTTGCGCTCTTTGAGAGGATTAGGGACAAAGATTTATTTTCATGGGGGTCAATTATCGCCGGGCTTGCACAGCAAGGTCGTGAAATGGACGCACTTCACATTTTCAGGGAGATGATTGCTGAGGGCATGCACCACCCCAATGAGTTCCATTTTGGGAGTGTCTTTAGGGCCTGCTCAGTTGTTATTAACAGTTTGGAGTACGGGGAGCAGATTCACGGTTTATGTGTCAAGTATAAGCTGGACCGCAATTCATACGCAGGTTGCTCGCTGGGTGACATGTATGCCCGTTGCAATAAGCTTGACTCAGCAATGAAGGTGTTTTACAGAATTGAGTCACCTGATTTGGTTTCTTGGAATTCCTTAATAAATGCTTTCTCTGCTGATGGGCTCCTTAGTGAGGCTATGGTTCTGTTCTCTGAGATGAGATATTCTAGTCTGAAGCCTGATGGTATCACGGTTATGGCTTTGTTATGTGCGTGTGTTGGCTGTGATGCTTTGCGTCAAGGTAGATCCATCCACTCGTACTTGGTCAAATTAGGTTTAGGCGGGGATGTTATGGTATGCAATTCTTTAATCAGCATGTATACAAGGTGTTTGGATTTCCCCTCTGCAATGGATGTCTTTCACGAGACAAATGATCGTGATGTTGTCACCTGGAACAGCATTCTCACTGCTTGTGTGCAGCACCGgcatatggaagatgtatttaAGTTATTCAGACTCTTGCACAGTTCAATGCCAAGTCTGGATAGGATCAGTCTAAACAATGTTTTGAGTGCTTCTGCTGAGCTGGGTTACTTTGAAATGGCGAAACAGGTTCATGCATATGCCTTCAAGGTTGGACTGGTGAGTGATGCAATTCTGAGTAATGCTCTGATTGACACTTATGCTAAATGTGGAAGTTTAGATGATGCCAACAAGCTCTTTGAAATAATGGGCACCGGCCGCGATGTGTTCTCTTGGAGCAGCTTGATTGTTGGCTATGCCCAATTTGGTTATGCAAAGGAAGCACTTGATTTATTTGCCAGGATGAGAAACCTTGGAGTCAAGCCAAATCATGTAACCTTTGTCGGTGTCCTCATAGCATGCAGTCGTGTAGGACTTGTTGATGAAGGCTGCTATTACTACAGTATTATGGAACCTGAATATGGCATTGTCCCAACGAAAGAGCATTGCTCATGTGTCATTGATTTGTTGGCACGTGCTGGGAGACTAAGTGAGGCAGCAAAATTTGTTGACCAAATGCCATTTGAACCTGATATTATAATGTGGAATACTCTGCTAGCCGCTAGCAGAACACATAATGATGTTGAGATGGGGAAgagggcagcagaaggtgttttaAATATTGATCCTTCTCATTCAGCAGCCTATGTCCTTTTGTGCAACATATATGCCTCATCTGGCAATTGGAATGAGTTTGCAAGATTGAAGAAGGATATGAGAAGCAGCGGAGTCCAgaaatcacctgggaagagttggaTTAAACTCAAGGGCGAGCTGAAAGTCTTTATTGTAGAGGACAGATCGCACCCAGAGTCTGATGAAATGTACACAATGCTGGATCTGATTGGATTTGAAATGGTAAAAGCGGGTTATATTCCAGAACTTTCATGTTACTCACGTAAATATATTAGTTCTGACCACACATATTATGATTTGCTGAGTGAAGAAATGTTGGCTGAATATGGAGTCAGTTCTCAATAG
- the LOC103641850 gene encoding uncharacterized protein — MASSSNPWHRRLKRMYEDEQVLHMLHASTVADGEEKPHVHRGSVPGRRIIHRDRSSGYARLVEDYFADIPVYNDDIFRRRFRMTKSMFEHITEALQVVNPYFRQSYNAAHQPGFHPIQKDLWTRSCRQIPVSHPRSECSFQASELLLS; from the exons ATGGCTTCTTCATCTAATCCGTGGCACCGACGTTTGAAACGCATGTACGAGGATGAACAAGTGCTACACATGCTTCATGCATCTACCGTTGCAGACGGGGAAGAAAAGCCACATGTGCATAGAGGATCGGTTCCAGGTAGACGTATTATTCATCGGGATAGGTCTTCAGGTTATGCTAGGCTTGTGGAAGACTACTTTGCAGACATCCCTGTGTACAATGACGACATTTTCAGACGACG ATTCCGGATGACGAAATCCATGTTCGAACACATAACAGAAGCTCTACAAGTGGTGAACCCCTACTTCAGGCAATCATACAATGCAGCACATCAACCCGGATTTCACCCCATACAAAAG GATCTTTGGACACGTTCATGTAGGCAGATACCAGTATCTCATCCTCGGTCTGAGTGTAGTTTCCAAGCCTCTGAGTTGTTACTTTCTTGA